The following proteins are co-located in the Lepisosteus oculatus isolate fLepOcu1 chromosome 9, fLepOcu1.hap2, whole genome shotgun sequence genome:
- the mrpl37 gene encoding large ribosomal subunit protein mL37 isoform X1 produces MSKVILQRFRAAEPIVTLNTFKTRKAEIPGGRVYSQICRDEFSRRRFFSTCRCLFSRGPPQSKEEKVIDIPGLERITYADRMHYVPGLAKPVFSHWRRDWHDPYHYMGPKYEEMPLYKDKPCYIFHQRTSILEGVRQALWLTKAKLIQGLPPQILCLAEDPANRIEDQDERVQQAISHARFWDTTKTRPTRERFCPVLLRNLLHLCGTLQFKHPSLSKRMLAEKYTLSACWSRDADLFQVRGQNGLLLNSSSPLPVIAGTEEVLGTEQHVLDTFYPISPTIDLQRVHVCQEKSHTGFGDGYPYPHAHTVFFCEAGEDGLRLRPEQLRAKMVMFAFGNALARAQALYGDQPRILEQPIVVQSIATDGRLFQFVVFQLNTTELSPDTGVKNLAWVDQDQLLYDYAKCLPLIKKKVVKVPAGLSGYQPNTFRKFLALYLHGAV; encoded by the exons ATGTCCAAAGTGATTCTGCAGCGCTTTAGGGCGGCAGAACCCATTGTGAcgctaaatacttttaaaacgAGAAAAGCCGAGATCCCGGGAGGCAGAGTCTACTCGCAGATTTGCCGAGATGAGTTTTCAAGGCGCCGGTTCTTCTCCACTTGCCGTTGTCTGTTCTCTAGGGGACCACCGCAAAGTAAAGAGGAGAAGGTTATTGATATCCCCGGATTGGAGCGCATCACCTACGCGGACAGGATGCACTATGTCCCCGGGTTAGCAAAACCAGTATTCTCGCACTGGCGCCGGGACTGGCACGATCCTTACCATTACATGGGGCCCAAGTATGAGGAGATGCCGCTGTACAAGGACAAACCCTGTTATATATTCCACCAGAGGACGAGCATCCTAGAAG GTGTTAGACAAGCACTGTGGCTTACCAAGGCCAAGCTGATACAAGGGCTGCCACCACAGATCCTCTGTCTGGCTGAGGACCCAGCCAATCGGATTGAGGACCAGGACGAGAGAGTCCAGCAAGCAATCAGCCACGCCCGGTTCTGGGACACCACCAAAACCCGGCCCACAAGAGAGAGGTTCTG TCCAGTCTTGCTGAGGAACCTACTGCACCTGTGTGGAACCTTACAGTTCAAACACCCTTCACTGTCCAAGAGGATGCTGGCTGAAAAGTACACTCTGTCAGCCTGTTGGAGCAGAG ATGCCGATCTCTTCCAAGTCCGAGGACAGAATGGGCTGCTCCTGAACAGCAGCTCTCCGCTGCCTGTGATCGCTGGGACAGAGGAGGTGCTGGGCACTGAGCAACACGTTCTGGACACCTTCTATCCCATCTCCCCCACCATCGACCTGCAGCGCGTGCACGTCTGCCAGGAGAAGAGCCACACGG GGTTCGGAGACGGCTACCCCTACCCCCACGCCCACACGGTGTTCTTCTGCGAGGCGGGCGAGGATGGGCTCCGGCTGAGGCCGGAGCAGCTCCGTGCCAAGATGGTCATGTTTGCCTTCGGGAACGCGCTGGCAAGGGCCCAGGCTCTCTATGGG GATCAGCCCCGGATCTTGGAGCAGCCCATCGTGGTGCAGAGCATAGCCACCGACGGCCGACTGTTCCAGTTCGTCGTGTTCCAGCTCAACACCACGGAGCTGAGCCCGGACACAGGTGTGAAAAACCTGGCGTGGGTGGATCAGGATCAGCTGCTTTACGACTACGCGAAATGCCTCCCGCTGATTAAGAAGAAGGTCGTCAAA GTTCCTGCTGGCTTATCAGGATATCAGCCCAACACATTCAGGAAATTCCTTGCGTTGTACTTGCACGGAGCCGTGTGA
- the mrpl37 gene encoding large ribosomal subunit protein mL37 isoform X3 produces the protein MHYVPGLAKPVFSHWRRDWHDPYHYMGPKYEEMPLYKDKPCYIFHQRTSILEGVRQALWLTKAKLIQGLPPQILCLAEDPANRIEDQDERVQQAISHARFWDTTKTRPTRERFCPVLLRNLLHLCGTLQFKHPSLSKRMLAEKYTLSACWSRDADLFQVRGQNGLLLNSSSPLPVIAGTEEVLGTEQHVLDTFYPISPTIDLQRVHVCQEKSHTGFGDGYPYPHAHTVFFCEAGEDGLRLRPEQLRAKMVMFAFGNALARAQALYGDQPRILEQPIVVQSIATDGRLFQFVVFQLNTTELSPDTGVKNLAWVDQDQLLYDYAKCLPLIKKKVVKVPAGLSGYQPNTFRKFLALYLHGAV, from the exons ATGCACTATGTCCCCGGGTTAGCAAAACCAGTATTCTCGCACTGGCGCCGGGACTGGCACGATCCTTACCATTACATGGGGCCCAAGTATGAGGAGATGCCGCTGTACAAGGACAAACCCTGTTATATATTCCACCAGAGGACGAGCATCCTAGAAG GTGTTAGACAAGCACTGTGGCTTACCAAGGCCAAGCTGATACAAGGGCTGCCACCACAGATCCTCTGTCTGGCTGAGGACCCAGCCAATCGGATTGAGGACCAGGACGAGAGAGTCCAGCAAGCAATCAGCCACGCCCGGTTCTGGGACACCACCAAAACCCGGCCCACAAGAGAGAGGTTCTG TCCAGTCTTGCTGAGGAACCTACTGCACCTGTGTGGAACCTTACAGTTCAAACACCCTTCACTGTCCAAGAGGATGCTGGCTGAAAAGTACACTCTGTCAGCCTGTTGGAGCAGAG ATGCCGATCTCTTCCAAGTCCGAGGACAGAATGGGCTGCTCCTGAACAGCAGCTCTCCGCTGCCTGTGATCGCTGGGACAGAGGAGGTGCTGGGCACTGAGCAACACGTTCTGGACACCTTCTATCCCATCTCCCCCACCATCGACCTGCAGCGCGTGCACGTCTGCCAGGAGAAGAGCCACACGG GGTTCGGAGACGGCTACCCCTACCCCCACGCCCACACGGTGTTCTTCTGCGAGGCGGGCGAGGATGGGCTCCGGCTGAGGCCGGAGCAGCTCCGTGCCAAGATGGTCATGTTTGCCTTCGGGAACGCGCTGGCAAGGGCCCAGGCTCTCTATGGG GATCAGCCCCGGATCTTGGAGCAGCCCATCGTGGTGCAGAGCATAGCCACCGACGGCCGACTGTTCCAGTTCGTCGTGTTCCAGCTCAACACCACGGAGCTGAGCCCGGACACAGGTGTGAAAAACCTGGCGTGGGTGGATCAGGATCAGCTGCTTTACGACTACGCGAAATGCCTCCCGCTGATTAAGAAGAAGGTCGTCAAA GTTCCTGCTGGCTTATCAGGATATCAGCCCAACACATTCAGGAAATTCCTTGCGTTGTACTTGCACGGAGCCGTGTGA
- the mrpl37 gene encoding large ribosomal subunit protein mL37 isoform X2, whose protein sequence is MAINPSSKREETQEQRTTARRPSPRSREMSPLARARVQLSSCWRGPPQSKEEKVIDIPGLERITYADRMHYVPGLAKPVFSHWRRDWHDPYHYMGPKYEEMPLYKDKPCYIFHQRTSILEGVRQALWLTKAKLIQGLPPQILCLAEDPANRIEDQDERVQQAISHARFWDTTKTRPTRERFCPVLLRNLLHLCGTLQFKHPSLSKRMLAEKYTLSACWSRDADLFQVRGQNGLLLNSSSPLPVIAGTEEVLGTEQHVLDTFYPISPTIDLQRVHVCQEKSHTGFGDGYPYPHAHTVFFCEAGEDGLRLRPEQLRAKMVMFAFGNALARAQALYGDQPRILEQPIVVQSIATDGRLFQFVVFQLNTTELSPDTGVKNLAWVDQDQLLYDYAKCLPLIKKKVVKVPAGLSGYQPNTFRKFLALYLHGAV, encoded by the exons ATGGCTATCAACCCCAGCTCGAAACGAGAAGAGACCCAGGAACAACGCACCACCGCACGCCGTCCGTCCCCGCGGAGCAGGGAGATGTCGCCCCTGGCTCGGGCTCGGGTCCAGCTGTCCAGCTGCTGGCG GGGACCACCGCAAAGTAAAGAGGAGAAGGTTATTGATATCCCCGGATTGGAGCGCATCACCTACGCGGACAGGATGCACTATGTCCCCGGGTTAGCAAAACCAGTATTCTCGCACTGGCGCCGGGACTGGCACGATCCTTACCATTACATGGGGCCCAAGTATGAGGAGATGCCGCTGTACAAGGACAAACCCTGTTATATATTCCACCAGAGGACGAGCATCCTAGAAG GTGTTAGACAAGCACTGTGGCTTACCAAGGCCAAGCTGATACAAGGGCTGCCACCACAGATCCTCTGTCTGGCTGAGGACCCAGCCAATCGGATTGAGGACCAGGACGAGAGAGTCCAGCAAGCAATCAGCCACGCCCGGTTCTGGGACACCACCAAAACCCGGCCCACAAGAGAGAGGTTCTG TCCAGTCTTGCTGAGGAACCTACTGCACCTGTGTGGAACCTTACAGTTCAAACACCCTTCACTGTCCAAGAGGATGCTGGCTGAAAAGTACACTCTGTCAGCCTGTTGGAGCAGAG ATGCCGATCTCTTCCAAGTCCGAGGACAGAATGGGCTGCTCCTGAACAGCAGCTCTCCGCTGCCTGTGATCGCTGGGACAGAGGAGGTGCTGGGCACTGAGCAACACGTTCTGGACACCTTCTATCCCATCTCCCCCACCATCGACCTGCAGCGCGTGCACGTCTGCCAGGAGAAGAGCCACACGG GGTTCGGAGACGGCTACCCCTACCCCCACGCCCACACGGTGTTCTTCTGCGAGGCGGGCGAGGATGGGCTCCGGCTGAGGCCGGAGCAGCTCCGTGCCAAGATGGTCATGTTTGCCTTCGGGAACGCGCTGGCAAGGGCCCAGGCTCTCTATGGG GATCAGCCCCGGATCTTGGAGCAGCCCATCGTGGTGCAGAGCATAGCCACCGACGGCCGACTGTTCCAGTTCGTCGTGTTCCAGCTCAACACCACGGAGCTGAGCCCGGACACAGGTGTGAAAAACCTGGCGTGGGTGGATCAGGATCAGCTGCTTTACGACTACGCGAAATGCCTCCCGCTGATTAAGAAGAAGGTCGTCAAA GTTCCTGCTGGCTTATCAGGATATCAGCCCAACACATTCAGGAAATTCCTTGCGTTGTACTTGCACGGAGCCGTGTGA
- the LOC102694684 gene encoding NADH-cytochrome b5 reductase-like, translating into MYPFRRVRRSVFPLRQRNEAILSTESFSGFQLESVEVLTEDTCLYRFKLPVSASLGLGLGQHLVLRSDVEGLQVQRAYTPVSPIHAEGYCEFLIKLCHDGMMSPYIKTWKEGDLVEWRGPFGGFPYAPNKFGQLLMIASGTGIAPMIPLLQHITDNEEDETFVTLVCCFRTYKDIYMKTFLQEQSRFWNVNTFFVLSKQESLDSLPWSYREKTHLGRLNLDTLKTVVESCKKPPFALICGSVTFNEDIFNFLRTIGLKEDSCYRF; encoded by the exons ATGTACCCT TTTCGAAGAGTGAGACGTTCCGTTTTCCCTTTGAGGCAGAGGAATGAGGCCATCCTGAGCACAGAGTCTTTCAGTGGCTTTCAGCTGGAGTCTGTGGAAGTATTGACTGAAGACACCTGCCTGTATAGATTCAAGCTGCCAGTCAGTGCCAGTCTGGGGCTAGGTTTAGGACAACATCTCGTGTTAAG GAGCGATGTCGAAGGCCTGCAGGTGCAGAGAGCATACACCCCAGTTAGCCCCATCCATGCAGAGGGGTACTGTGAATTTCTCATCAAG CTCTGCCATGACGGGATGATGTCTCCGTACATAAAGACCTGGAAGGAAGGAGATCTTGTTGAGTGGCGTGGACCATTTGGGGGCTTTCCCTACGCACCTAATAAG TTCGGACAGCTCCTGATGATTGCCTCAGGCACAGGCATAGCTCCCATGATCCCCCTGCTACAGCACATCACTGACAATGAAGAAGACGAGACCTTTGTCACCCTGGTCTGCTGCTTCAGAACGTATAAGGACATCTATATGAAGACGTTTCTTCAGGAGCAGTCGCGGTTCTGGAATGTTAACACGTTCTTCGTGCTCAGCAAG CAAGAAAGCCTTGACAGTCTTCCATGGAGTTACCGTGAGAAAACTCATCTTGGCCGACTGAACCTGGACACGTTGAAGACTGTGGTGGAGTCTTGTAAGAAACCGCCGTTTGCACTGATATGTGGTTCTGTGACCTTTAATGAAGACATATTTAACTTTCTGAGGACCATTGGACTCAAAGAAGATTCCTGCTACAGGTTTTAA
- the LOC107078365 gene encoding dynein light chain Tctex-type 5-B-like codes for MNNSKEQMLLRSGKVMLRAPAQETRDRGTGTLKESPTQGDPQLSRRTSRAAQVNPRNNGAISLKGLLAAQRFTKGLKERTVLKIAAKRTPGLHLQKPVAIVDDMVPSTSSRPQEKFSCAKVQQLVKSFLASRLEGVSYEAGPCTGLAQELSEEVRGLVRAVCPRRYKLVCVVTVGKKAREDAVVASRCLWDPHSDSFASCTYENPTLFCVVTVFAVYCE; via the exons ATGAACAATTCAAAGGAACAGATGCTTTTAAGAAGCGGCAAAGTTATGCTCAGGGCACCAGCCCAGGAAACCAGGGACAGAGGCACTGGCACTCTCAAAGAG AGCCCCACCCAAGGGGACCCCCAGCTGAGCCGCAGGACATCCAGAGCTGCACAGGTGAACCCCAGAAACAATGGAGCCATCAGCCTCAAAGGACTGCTGGCAGCCCAGAGATTTACCAAGGGTCTGAAG GAAcgcactgttttaaaaatagccgCAAAGAGAACCCCAGGGCTCCACTTGCAGAAGCCGGTGGCGATTGTGGATGACATG GTCCCCTCCACATCCTCCAGGCCGCAGGAGAAGTTCTCCTGCGCCAAGGTCCAGCAGCTGGTGAAGAGCTTCCTGGCGTCGAGGCTGGAGGGAGTCTCCTACGAGGCCGGGCCGTGCACCGGGCTGGCCCAGGAGCTGAGCGAGGAGGTCAGAGGGCTGGTGAGGGCAGTGTGCCCCCGGCGCTACAAGCTGGTGTGCGTGGTCACCGTGGGCAAGAAAGCCCGGGAGGACGCGGTGGTGGCCAGTCGCTGCCTCTGGGACCCCCACTCTGACAGCTTTGCTTCCTGCACTTACGAGAACCCCACCCTCTTCTGCGTGGTCACTGTGTTTGCCGTCTACTGTGAGTGA